GTCCACCGTGAGCGGCCCGAGGTTGACCGAGTCGCGGCCTTCCGCCACGTCCGGCAGCAACGCCCAGTCGTCCTCGCGGATCTCCACCATGTGGTAAAGGCCCGGGTAGTCGCCATAGGCCATTTCCGCCAGGCGGAAGTCGGCGCCCTTGCCGGTGTGCGAGGGGATCACGTCGTCGATGACGATGCCGCTGAACACCGACGCCATGCGCGCGATGTCCGAGAACTCGGCGCTGGTCCCGAACACCGGGTCGGTATCCAGGCCGATGCGGTCGAAGTGACCGTCGATGGTCGGCGTTTTCTCGCGCCCACGCAGGCCACCGGCCTCCTTGGTCGGGCCCACGTGCATGCCGTGTACGCCGAGTACCGAGAGCGCGTGCCACAGGTCGTGCTCGCCCAGCGCCGACAGCACCGACTGCCCCGGACGCGTCACCAGCGAGGCCGGATAGGCGGTGAACCACACCGAGGCCATCTCCGAGGCGCTACGTCCGCGGCTTTCCGCATATGGGTACGCCCACAGGCGTGCCTGGCCGCCGTAGAGCCTGGCGCGTTCGCGGGCTTTCTCCAGCATGGAGCGCTCGAGCAGCCATGCCACGTAGTCCTGGGAGTTGTCGGTCATCGGGGGAGGGCGCACTGGCGGGGAAGGCCGCGATGGTATCCGATCCGGTGTGTAGGAGCCGACGATGTCGGCGAACCCCTCGTCCTTCCCCGGCGGTATCGCGGGCTTGGGCGTAATTACCATCGGTCTTTCGACCTAGGACGGGGTGGTGGCATCTGGGTATGGTGGCCGCGCACACTTCACTAGCCGACGGTCGTCAAGGTATGCGTATTCCCCTCCTGTTCGGTGCCGGTCTCGCACTCGCCACCGTCGCTTGCACACCCTCGACGCCGCCGGCACCTCCGCCGCTGACCGACCTGACCCGCAACTCCGGGGCGGCGCGTGCGCCCGAGCAGATGGCGGTGACCTTCGAACATGCCGACCTCGGCATCCGCGTGGACCCGGTGCGGCAGTGGATCGAAGGGGATGCCAGGCTGACCTTCGGGGTGACGGCACCGCTGCGCCGCATCGTGCTGGACCTGGATCGCAACCTGCCGATCGACCGCGTCGAGGTGGATGGCAAGGCACTGGCGAGCGCCGCCTGGCGCAATCCCGACGGTCGCCTGTCGATCGATCTGCCGCGCCCGCTGGAGAAGGGCGCGCGGACCACGGTGCGCGTGGTGTATCACGGCAGCCCGCATACGGCGGTGCACGCACCGTGGGACGGCGGTTTCGTCTGGACGAAGGCGCCGAACGGCATGCCCTGGGTGGCCACGGCGGTGGAGGGCGAGGGTTGCGACCTGTTCTGGCCGTGCATCGATCATCCCATGGGCCGCCCGCAGGTGGTCGACGAGCACATCACGGTGCCGGCGCCGCTGGTGGCGGTGGGTAACGGCGTGGCCATGGGCATGGACGAGGCCGACGGCAGGCGCACCTACCATTGGCGAAGCCACGACGTGAGCACCTATGGCGTGGCGCTCAACATCGGGCCGTATCGCGAACTGTCCGCGTCGTATCGCAGCCGGTTCGGCAACGTCGTGCCGCTGCACTACTGGTACGTGGACGACGAGACCCAGGCGAAGGCGTTGTTCGCGGAGTTTCCCGCCATGCTCGATTACCTGGAGAGCGCCATCGGTCCGTACCCGTTCGGCGGCGAGAAGATGGGCGTGGCCGAAACCCCGTTCAAGGGCATGGAGCACCAGACGATCAACGCCTATGGCAATGCGTATGCGAAGAACGTCTATGGCTACGACGACCTGTTGCAGCACGAGCTGTCGCACGAGTGGTTCGGCAACCAGGTCACCAACGCCAACTGGGACGACATGTGGCTGCACGAGGCGTTCGCCACGTACATGCAGCCGCTGTACGCCGGGTCGCTGGGCGGCAGCCAGGCCTACTTCGCCAGCCTCATGCAGCTGCGCGCGCGTATCGACAACAAGCATCCCAT
This DNA window, taken from Luteibacter sp. 9135, encodes the following:
- a CDS encoding M1 family metallopeptidase, producing the protein MRIPLLFGAGLALATVACTPSTPPAPPPLTDLTRNSGAARAPEQMAVTFEHADLGIRVDPVRQWIEGDARLTFGVTAPLRRIVLDLDRNLPIDRVEVDGKALASAAWRNPDGRLSIDLPRPLEKGARTTVRVVYHGSPHTAVHAPWDGGFVWTKAPNGMPWVATAVEGEGCDLFWPCIDHPMGRPQVVDEHITVPAPLVAVGNGVAMGMDEADGRRTYHWRSHDVSTYGVALNIGPYRELSASYRSRFGNVVPLHYWYVDDETQAKALFAEFPAMLDYLESAIGPYPFGGEKMGVAETPFKGMEHQTINAYGNAYAKNVYGYDDLLQHELSHEWFGNQVTNANWDDMWLHEAFATYMQPLYAGSLGGSQAYFASLMQLRARIDNKHPIVSGKPRREEDVYDDTRGGPGQDIYNKGALMLHTLRGLIGDEAFFRATRELVYGTDHPVPGQFAPRYATTKDFIDIVDRVTGRDMHWFFDVYLYQAALPELKVTREGQQLHLGWQVPGKGPFPLPVEVRVGENVVTLPMSAGQGELTLPPGATFTVDPASKLLRRDPAIEAFQAYTRKHKAPKTS